A stretch of the Uranotaenia lowii strain MFRU-FL chromosome 3, ASM2978415v1, whole genome shotgun sequence genome encodes the following:
- the LOC129756131 gene encoding larval/pupal cuticle protein H1C-like, producing MFRLVVLSAVLAVAAAAPHATLVHSAPAVTAYHSVAAVPTVVAQKEISYQKSIVEEPTLAHVGNIEKKIPTGHSYQSFTQYHNKQVAEHVYAPAVKQTVVETPVEKTVYHQAAVATPVTTYAAAPIVKAHAAIVEAPAAHVSYVEAAPALSYATGYAAAAPLGVYGGHYGAATYYGAAPAAVYAKY from the coding sequence ATGTTCAGATTGGTGGTGTTGTCTGCTGTCCTGGCCGTTGCCGCTGCTGCCCCCCACGCTACCCTGGTCCATTCGGCGCCAGCTGTGACCGCCTATCATTCGGTGGCCGCTGTTCCGACCGTCGTGGCCCAGAAGGAAATTTCCTATCAGAAGAGCATCGTCGAGGAACCAACCCTGGCCCATGTCGGAAACATCGAAAAGAAGATCCCAACCGGACACTCGTACCAGAGCTTCACCCAGTACCACAACAAGCAGGTGGCCGAGCACGTGTACGCCCCAGCCGTCAAGCAAACCGTTGTTGAGACCCCGGTGGAGAAGACCGTCTACCACCAGGCTGCCGTTGCTACTCCAGTGACCACCTATGCTGCTGCCCCAATCGTCAAGGCTCATGCCGCCATCGTTGAAGCCCCAGCTGCCCACGTTAGCTACGTGGAAGCTGCCCCAGCTCTGAGCTACGCCACCGGATACGCCGCTGCTGCCCCTCTGGGAGTGTACGGTGGACATTACGGTGCTGCCACCTACTACGGTGCTGCCCCAGCTGCCGTCTACGCCAAGTACTAG